CTGATCCGGATCggacattttaaattttgtaaaaaaaagaaaatcaaaacagAGACGCAAGTACACAACCAGCAAGGAAGCATGAAGATGATTTAGTTTAGGGTTTCaagtaaactaaaataataatgaaatacaataaactaaataataaaaataataatataatacaaaaaaataattaataataatagtaataaaagtataataatttttaaaacataacaatataataaactatataataatactaataaaaaatataataaactattttactaataataataagctTGTGGATCCAGGGATGGTTCTAGGAAATCATTAAAGGAGGGTTGGACAAAATtgtactttaattatttaaatatctaaattctaataaataattatttaataaataattatttattagttctacaggtaaaactaaaattgatttttatttcaaataatacaTATTTCTTATTTCAAGTTTTGAAAGATTTGTTGATCTCACAAAGACGATCAAATAGACAATAATATGGCTTTAAAAAAGAGGAATAAACtcatcaaatataataatagttgaaataaaatatgtttttagtccatTATACTTACGTTAATTATTTTTGGTCTGGAAACTTTCATATTGTAAATTTAATCcttgaaatttatataaaaaaatgattttagtcTCTAGACTTACTCCCAAATTTTTGCACCTTTTTAACTTGAGATTGTGATGaatgactaaaatttattttttataaagttcaAAGACTAAATTGCTCGATATATAAGTTTGGAGACTAAAATTATGATTCAATAAaagtatagagactaaaaacatattttacactaaaagtcatcaaattttatagcaattatatatgaatatatttataatataatcttaatcttaagaataattaatgttaataattaaatgtataaatagGTAAATGAgacttataataatataaaaaagtatagtTAACCTAtgtaataataattgataaaaagtcataaaaatattattttatcatatttctttGGGTTAGTTTATAATTagtgacaaaaaatattaatacatataattattgataacatatattattatatttattaataagtatttttttactagaaatagtatatatcttattaattattatatatttattaatgctGAGGAGCGGGGGCTGAAGTCCTTACTAGCCCCCCATATATTTTGTCCCTATGTGGAACTATATTAATATGTGATGGATGAATGCTTTGAAGAATGAGTttgtgaaattaaattaatttatgatgtgatttttgtttttttaaaggtaggtataaaattattaattttcttaatacaaACTGAGTCATGGGATCAAATAATGACCTATTGGTTTAACCATTGACCCAATGTCTTGTCCATATTAATCATGAGTTggacttttaaaattatgatttgttATGTGTGGAAAGATATAGAGGCAATAGTGAGAGAAAGGTTATCACATGTCACCTCATGTTTATATGTGTGTAGGAGTGGAATGCCTACTTCATGCACAACCCAATACGAGAGTATCCGTTGGGTGTATGGGTTGACTTGGCTGGACTTTTGGAAAATTAGATTAtccaatttttaattattattgttattttatgattttatctaATCTAATTATGGGCATTTAATTGTTGAAAGTAAAAGGTGTGTGAATCTTATGGATATTGATTAAAGATATTAGAGTTGTAAGATTATCTCGAATGAAAAATTTAGCTTTAGattgtttaagatttttttaaaaaagcttaATCTAATTTATGTTTGCTATTGGtcatagaaaatattattttttgactcACACACAAGAAGCCTTAACGAACACTAGAATACGTGACATAGGGTGACCAAAGTGATCACCCATACTTATAAATCGAAGGCTCAATCAAGAAGTCTTGACGAACACTAGAATATGTGACCTAAGGTGACTAAAGGGGTCACCCTTATTTATTGAATATGATTGGACTAAATGTTAGAGGCCTAAATCACACACACAATTCTAAAGTTAGAGGGTCTCTATGCCCGATTGGTCTACTTAGTCGAACATAGCACCTCAAGCGTAGAGCCTGCAAGGCATGAATGCTTATTATGCTTGATCGATCTACCTGATCAAGAGGTCTACAACCCTCAAGCATGAAGTTTGAGAACTAGGGTACTTATTATGCTAGATCAACCTACCTAGCGAGACAGTCCATAGTTCTTCAAGCACGGAGTCTAAAAGGTATGGGTGTGTATCAAGGAATTAAATTCCGTCATTTCTAAATTTTGCTAATTGTATCAGGGAattaaattctttcattttcgaaatcttatgtttggataaaacaattaaattttgttcatttctataatttcttattttgaaaaatgatgatttttttttctaaaatttgtatttgaataaaacaattaaattctttcatttataaaatcttttacccagactaaaataattaattttttcacttataaattctattatttaaataaagtaattactttttcataattattttattttggatatatatattcttctccaattatatattaacaataaaaacatagaactacaacataaaaaatgtatgttttccaacaagaaagaaaaactaaaaaataaatcaagcaattttcatcattagtttcatttgaaaaatcacaaaaattaaaattgttcagATATGTGAATATGAGATTCAACTCATTTACAATATTCATTCTCAATAAACTTCCATATAACTAAAAGTTCATGATagacaattaaaaattagtttgaatCTCAATTATATAACCAAAAATAACATACAAGTTTGAAAGCTAAAATAATGTTGTTCTCATTAGTTCATCCTCAACTACTTGATAATTGTTCAAAGCTATAACATGTTAAAAAGAAAGTCATAACAATTATAGTCAAGCAACTTGTTCAATATCTACGCACTACTATATATAGGCATTGACTAGTTAAGCTCTACAAATGCATATTTTTCTCTGTGATTACACACTAAAATTTGGATAATTTTCAGATATATAAGGTTTGTcatttgaggattttaattatgaatttttttaatttgatacacCAAGAGGCTTCACTCTAAAATGCAGTTATGTTACATTGAACACAAACACCAATCTTAGAAAAAGTGAATACTAACAAGTGCAATTCTAATATTTCCACATAAcatcaaaaataaaacattgatatttgttaataatgTGAAATGCGCATATAATAACACTGCTCATTACACAAATGGGGTAAACACGAACCACAAGATCATAGAAGCCaaagtttcataaattaatcataaggtttgtttataataattatctcacAATGtccccttttttatttatattggtGGAAAGAAaatagacaaacaaataaacgGTAAACTCAAGAGGTTGCACTACAGTTATCTCATTGTAGACATTAGGTATCATATATTAAAACAACTAACAATACTAACAACTCAAATAATGAAAGAATAGCAGGACATCAACTTATGGCACtcacattattttttacttggcagccaaattgaattttttctcaaattttatgACAATATGTCAAACAAACTACTGACTACTCTGACAAGGACAATATGACacaattagaaatttagaatgttgtaagttttaaaattttcaacttcTCAATATTTCTGCTATATAAGCATTACATATAGCAAATATCCCATGTTAGGAAGGCAGCCAAGAGGGGGGAGAcatgttcaaaaatatttagACATAGTTAATGAAGGAGATAAAAATTCTTTAGGCTACCTCCCAATATTACTAAGTTATATAATCCTACTATGAAAACAATATGTGTTAGTTGCACACTTAAGTAAGAATTTGGCATCAAGATATAAAACCCTTGATGTATTCTTCCTTCTCATCCAATGGAAGGGATTTTAGAATCACTAACTTATTGGGATTTTTTGTCAACCAATCAATGGCTTTGTGTCGAAGTCATTATGCCAATTATCTCTTTACAAgggtatataaaaaaatatttgtccaaGATTTAGGCATAATGGCAACAAAGAAATTGATCACAGAAATTAGAAATAGACTGGTTAGAAGATTTGAGtgcttcaaataaaatatatagtagAATCTATAAGGATATTATCCCTATCACATTTTGCAGaaatccaaaaattaaattgGTGTTGGGTCAATGGTTTAATGTATCCAAACTTAAAAATGTTCAATCAAGTGTAGCAACACAATACATGGACATAATGATAAATGCAATCAAGTGTAGCAAatactaataaatttatatatttattgatctATACACTTTGATTTAAGTATTATGATTATACACCACAAAAATAATTCATCGATAAATAGATGAATACATGTTAGGGATATTTCTTGTGGTCAAGTATAATCAAGTTTTGAAATAGAAATAGGACTAGTGTTCAAGTCGTCTCCCAAAGGACTAGTGTATATTCGACAATTAGGACTTAGAAACTAAGGTTTGGTAAAagtatttatcaattaattgtattggaatgcataaaaaaatagacaaaagatTAAAACCAAATAAAAGGGAATAGTTGGAGAAAGAATTGTAGTCTTGTTGTGAGAATTGATGATTTGAATAGCCAAGGTTGAACTTGGTTTCTCcttttttcaattcaataatCTCAATCAATCTAGTTATTCATGCAATTTATTCCCAATTCATAGTTATATTCTAATCCTAATTTCTTAGGTGAAAGAGTCTAAGTTATTTAGACTAATTCTCAATGTCTAGGCAAATCAATATAAATAaccaaaattaatgtttaagaATTAAAGGAGCCTAATTAGTATTAACCTATCTCTTGAATCAATCCCAAATAAGTacttacttttcttaatttaggAATCAAACGAATGTCTGTTGACTAAACTATCAATTCTTAATATCAAATAATATGTGATCAATCTAAAGCAAGCATTAAgagaataagtaaaataataaatctgaataaatgtattaaaagatagtattacataaaattaagtTCAGCCTATCCAACCTCGACACATGAAGAGATTAATTGCCCATAACTTGATTACGATTCCCAAGATCAAGCATATAAATGTGTAATGAATCAATACTAAGAGCCCTGGGAATAGAACTCTTTATCTCAGAAAGATTTTATCTGAATCACACCAGAATACCTCCTCTATTGTGTCTCAGGTCTTTTATATTCTGATATAGGCTTGGGCTTGTCGTGACTTCCTCACTGAAGCGTAAGTAACATCTTGCTTGAGCTTTGTGATCCTAAATATTTCAACTTTCGACTCTCTTTGCTTAAGCGCACAAAATGTCGTGCTTAAGTGAGGTCTTCGTGACATGCCCTTGCTTTACTTTCCTTACTTAAGCACCTTGAAGCTTAGACTTAAGTGAGGGCCTCTAGTGAATCCAAGGCTGCTCACTAACTTAGCTTGCTCTTAAGTGCATCACATGCCACGCTTAAGCGAGCTTGACTTCCTCATTCATCTTTAAGGTTCCTCTTGCTCAAGTGTTGAGGAAAGTTTTCTTGAGTGAGGCATGTCAATGTCTCCTTCATTTGGTTCTAACTTAGCTCACTTAAGTGCACCACAAGCCACACATAAGTGAGCAGAACTCAGCTTGTGTTCCTTACTCAATTTCCTGTAAAAACTTCCACAAAAGCGTAAAAAAGTCCTAAAACTAACAACCTAAAGATCCTATGAGATGATTTCTAATTTTGAGTTAAAACAATGTTTAGTGTATCAAAAATGCTTGATAATCACCTCAAATCATGTAtgtaattaaatcatatttgatGACTGTCAGTACAAATATATCATGTCAAGAGAATCAACTCCAAGTGCAACAAATTTAGAATCTTTAGTAACAATTGATTCATCTGGCAGTGCCAATTGCTTTTTAATTGTGTCACACACCTTCTTCATTGTTTATGGTTTTGCCTGCATCACATAAAACTTTGATGGTTATATCATCTTCCATATTACAAAATATCATGCCACATAAAAATTGGATTGTTATGGATATCTTCCATTATAAGTACCTAGTAAAAAATTACGAGCTTATGTACATAGATAATTCAATATAAATGATACTTTGCAATAATTAACAACATAGTATCAACGTTAGTCATGAAGATAGTTTAGTACATGATCGGATTTCACGAGGAAAACATTAAAGGAAGCTAGCACAACAGAGCTTCAAACCCTAAGAGCATAATCAATCCCAAATCAAACCCTAGGAAAAATAGAATTCGTGATAACCTAAGCgagggaaaagagaaagagaaagagaaaggaacATTGCAAAATAAACCTAAATCAAAACCTAGGAAGAATCCTAATTAAACCCTATGAAAGAGAGATGAATCAAAGATAAAGAGAGTTTGAGTGAGATGAACCAAAGAGCGAGAATGAGTGAGAGAGTGACGATTGTCGAGCGTGAATGAGTGGTCTGTGCGAGAGCAATGATGGTCGTGTGTctacgagagagagagagagagagagaggtccaCCTTTGTGAAAGCAAACAAGAATTTTAGAATTCCCTTTCTTTAGACAAGATTTACACCTCCAAGATTTTAGTTAATAAAGAATTACctattaaaatactaaaaatttaattttctttcaataagACATCCAAGCAAGAAATTCCAGGGTTGGGAAATTTTAAATCctctaaaaaattacttttcccATATAAAATTCCATATCCAAACACAGTCTAAgagaaataaatttcaattatttttcattcttatggTTCAATATACAATTTGTAGgctaaatgttttttttgtccATTATGTTTTAGTGTTTTTTCACTTAggtatattaagttttaaaagttcaTTTGAGTCCTTTATGTTcttgaaagttttattttgatcatttatgtttttgaaagtttcatCTTGGTACATTAAGTTtttaaagtttcattttaatcctttatgttttttaaggTTTCATTTTGGTTATTTCTTCTAATTCGATTAGTAATATTAACATtcagttaaattttaaaataattaatttaaaataatagcgATTAAAATCATCACTATCTTTAAAATGTATTCAACCACACCTACTTTATCAACCTTGATCATCTTCTGCAAATTCCATAACTATCATAACAACACACTAGAACCACTATCCACTCAGATTCGTAAACTCAATATCACTACATTCGTCATCAAGAAACTACTTAGGTATGAAGCCTCCATCTTCCTAACAACACTAGTATGCTACCCCATAGCCAAATCATTACCCAGTGGCCAGTACTAACATAGATTAGAAACATTAGATCTAAACAATGATGAGAAGCTTTAGATTTGATATTACAATGATGATTTTGGATCATACTTTGGTTTTTAACTAccactattttaaattaattattataaaatttaaaaattaacataacacTAATATTTGCTAATTAATAGAAATCATAAGAaatgatcaaaatgaaaattttgaaaacaaaagattaaaatgaaattttaaaaaacataaaagacaaaaataaaactttcgaaaacataaataatcaaaattaaactttcaaaagcataaatgatcaaaataaaactattaaaatttaatataccaaAGTAAAATAACACTAAAACATAATAgatcaaaaataatatttgacataatttgtattatatattaaataggtGGAGGGATCCCTCTGTACACAAGAAACTTCATTATGCACAGTCTAGGGGAATTGACAAACATGTATAGTCTGAACATCAAATCAGAATTAAAGTCCGCTCACCTAAAAGGAAAGGACTGTAGCAGCGATTAAATCAAGATGCTTCGACTACATGGTTAAAAGTTGAAAGATACCAAATGCCACTTATTCGGCTCCTTAAATTAGCCACTACTACATTGTTTGTTCCTTCATGATTCGGTTATGTAGTCACTTCAATTTATAAATGACTACAGTATGAAAACTTGctcaactaactaactaactactgCCTGAACAGGCACTGGTTCTGGTGCCACCTCTGCTCCAGAATGCCCCTTCTTAGGAGGGTTGAAGGGCTCCTCATCAAGTCCCCAGAACTTGGCAGTTTTCACATCATCCTCAGTCATCAATCGCGAGAACTCTTCATGGTCATACTTTAAACTTGTTTTCCCCCCAAATTCACTTGGAAGGTTTTCCATGTCGAAGAGTGATTTCATCAGCTCCACACTGTCCTTATTGTTAGGATAAACAAACTTCACCTTCTGGACTGTGTTGGGATCCAGGAAGAATCTGATGGCCTATCAAAATGAGGGAAACTTCAAATTTGTCAAATGGAAGAGGTGACTGTCAAAAGCTCATAATTCAACCACAAATTGAGTACAATCATAGAAGTTGACCAATATACACACTTTCAAATAGGCCaaggtagaagaagataaaCAGAAAAGGAGGAAgagaaaaggggggggggggggggggggagaccAAATTCACACATCCTTCTACATAATTCCAGACCCCATCCCCAAAagaacttgaaaagaaaaacagacGAAAGAGCAAAATTAGTTTACTCGGCTGATTTTTTTTGGGTATAACTACAGTGTAAAATTCTATTCTAGTTTATTTTGCTGAAAGGCAACTAAATTTTTCCTAACTGACAGACATGATATGATTTGAATATTCAATTACAAAAAGAATTCTGAAATGTTCTAAAAGTTAAAAGTGATACAGAACATAATATTTACATAAGCAAAAAGGATTAGACAAGTATTGCTTGATCTTTAAAAGtagaacaaatatttaaatataattgaataaaGCCACACAAAAACAGAACAATATAACTTGCTGGGTGGGAAAACAAACCTTCCAGAAAGCCTGAAATATTCTTGGGGGATTGTACAGAAAAGCGATAGCAAGCCTTTCTGGATAGTGGTTTTGTAAAATGTGAATAATATCACGAGATGTTTTAACAGATATATTTGTACTAAGTGATAATCCTGTGAAGTCTATCAACCATGACATTTGTTCTTGACCTTCAGAAAGATTCAGGATAGCATTTTCCAACAGATAGACTAAATGCCTGATATTATCTTCAGCCGATGTTGTATTCTAACAAAAGGAAACAGATTAGACAGATTTAAGTTAACCAGTCATGTACAGAGAAGCCTTATTGAAAGTACATTCTAGTTCAAACCTGCATCCCTGGCCTCATAATAAGCACAGCCCTCCCATGTCGATCATGAAAGTTAGCTCTGGA
The Glycine max cultivar Williams 82 chromosome 16, Glycine_max_v4.0, whole genome shotgun sequence genome window above contains:
- the LOC100782334 gene encoding sec14p-like lipid-binding domain-containing protein isoform X1, which translates into the protein MFLLRRQTQNHHENDSSYQDTKVAELKTALGPLSGRQLKYCTDACLRRYLEARNWNVDKTKKMLEETLEWRATYRPEEIRWAEIAHEGETGKVSRANFHDRHGRAVLIMRPGMQNTTSAEDNIRHLVYLLENAILNLSEGQEQMSWLIDFTGLSLSTNISVKTSRDIIHILQNHYPERLAIAFLYNPPRIFQAFWKAIRFFLDPNTVQKVKFVYPNNKDSVELMKSLFDMENLPSEFGGKTSLKYDHEEFSRLMTEDDVKTAKFWGLDEEPFNPPKKGHSGAEVAPEPVPVQAVVS